The genomic segment CCTTCACCATTCGACGGTCCAGCCGTAGCTCCTACTAGTGGTGCCGCTAAGCTCACTGGCGCATTCGCCGTCGTCAGCCTTGTTCTTGGATTATGGACCTTCTTCTGAATGAATAAGCTTTTCTTATAGAagaaagttttagtttgaattctatttattaatttttcgaACATGAAGCAGAGATCAGATCATTGTTGTCTCCGCTAGTCtggttatttattaaattaaattaattatttaaatcggctttgttcttcctcttgttcAGTTCAACAAATTAAATGGATCTAtcaaaagttacaaaagaaagatctaacaacaaaaagaaaatcgtttaaaaaacaaaaaaaaaaatcaacaacgaagagaaaaaaaatgaaaaacagaaTTGAAGAAGCATATCAATAAGGATCATTGTGTGATTGTATCATcctttgtaagttgtaacagccatttttatctttctttacagaaaaaaattaaataacaaggGGATCATCACAAAAACGAACTATCATCATCTAATATTAAAACCAATATTAAAACCAAAGTGTCCGATTTTCAAAAGCAGAGTGTGTGTTCCTTACTTAAGGTCACGTATTTTACAAACACGAAATAAAGCAAAACCAAGCAATATGTGCTGCTGGCTGCTAAGCCAGATTTGGCTTCAAATATCGACTTGTCCTAGTTCctccttctccatctttttttctGCATTGAACTCAttcagcttcttctccaccCAATCCAACGGAGGTCGAGCATACTTGAGGAACACCGTTGTAGTATCGACTTGTCCTAGtccctctttctccttctttttttcgatCACCTCAttcagcttcttctccaccCAATCCAACTGAAGTCCAGCAGATTTGTGGAACACCATTGAGTAACGTGCAGTAGCTAAATAAGACATTGAGATATCTTGAAGCGGCTTTTCAAGAGTCTCAATCAAGTCGATTATGCTATACATGTGTCCTCTCTTCGTATTTGGGATATATTCAAGTCTCCACTTTGATGCAACGTCCGGGTGGTTTTCAAACATGCGAGTCACAAGTTCCACCTCTGACGGAGTAACTGGAAACCCGTAGACACTAGTGAAAGCTTCCTCCTCTACTGGTGGaggagtagtagtagtagtagtgtcCTCGATAGACTTGCCGATAGCTTCAAGAACTTTCACCTCTGCAACAACCTTGACTTGATAATTCAGTATAAACCCACCATATTTAGCATCAAGTTTTCCAAGGGGAAAGCTGGATGCAAAACCACAGACAGGAGTCTTGTCATCAAACCACCCTTCTGTTTCTGTAAAATCACGAAAGACATCTTGCAGTTGGGAGTGTTCTTCAGAACTTTGATTCACTACAGTAAAAGAAAACTCTGCGTGTCTACTCCATCCAGAAGGCAAAGACTCAACATCAGCAACCGTCAGATACAGAGACAGAGCGTCATTAAATATAATTCCCTTGGAATATGCTGCCACAAGGCGCCTGCAAGCGAAAAAGAGTCATTGATAACCTAAAATTGGAAGgacaaatacaaaacaaaactaaaacaaaaaagaaagaaagaacaaacaacTTGTCTTCTTACCATCTACATCCACCGATCACGAATATATCAGAATATATATTCTCCGACTGCAAAGAGTAAACATTCTTAATCACCCATGTGAACTTCTTGTCAACTTGTTCCCCCATTGAATCCTTGATCAACGCTTCTCGCTGCCGCAGTCAGATTATGACGAAACCCTAGATTTAGATTCACTTATCAAACCCccgtttcttttctttttctttctcttcttttgcttcGAAAATATcttcattaaaaaataagagaaaaaacaatACAGTATATATCTTCATTAAAAATTTCCTTACTTGACCAATTTGCCATCAGATTCAAATGCATCAGGCTTTTTAGTTAGAGGCAAGCTAAGTTGTTTGAATGTTACTACTAATTCACAACTGGTTTTATTATGTACCCCACTATTTAAAAAAACCACTTGCCTTTATGAGATATAAGAAAGTACAAACATATGATAATATTCCAACACTCATATAAGAAAGTAAGGTTGTGTTTGTTGGTTTGACTCGTTCGTAAGTCATAACCTAATCTAGTAAAAGTAATTTTCCGATAACATATCCTTTACAATGGTTTATAGTAAAAGATCAATGTCGCGCGTGGAGTTTGCACCACCTTACTTGCTTTGACTCGTTCCCTTGTCCGTTTACTCTAAGTTCCGCTTCTTTTAGAGCAACGAATgataacacaacacaacacgTGTAATTTGTGTGTTCACTTACCTAGTTCCCGGCCCTTCTTTGTACTTTTGTAATTGGTGATGAGTGTGTGTGGAGCCCTCTAGCTTGCCGatgccgagagagagagactttgacttttttgtttttttttttattccgtTATTCTAGATGCTGTCACGAGTTGGTTAGACTTTGCATTTCCTAACATATTGACTTTGCATGCACAATAAAAAAGCTCGctaataaaacaattttcttCTAGCTTCAAAACCTCTTGTATTCATACGTAAATAGGTTTAATCTATATGAAACAGTTTAGGTTTACAGTCGATGATTATCGAGACCTACAGTCTAGGTTTAGTTACAATTAATGGATGATTCACGTGATTAATTGCTCAATTATATAATACAGTATGAACACACAAAGAAGACGTATCATCGTAAGAGTGGCAACGTAGTTATggaaatatatgtatgtatatggtCGCAAAGCTAAGtagtcaaaattttgaaaagaaatcaataacaactaacaagagtaaaaaaaaaacaaattttacggactttttttttgggttcaggGATATGAAACTCtctcatacaattttttttttttaaatatatgttgtagttttaaaaatttttaatatgttttgattaagacatatatattatataattttttattgattgtattattatttttcttttcgcGGTTAGAATTGACGTAATACGTCTGGTGTATTTTAGTAAACCAGCCTGTAAAAAgctatataatcatatttatctaaCATATTCCATAGCATAATCCGcaagaatttttttaacaaatatctaaaaatatttcaattatgaatactaattttttatagatattttaaatattaatttgtatattaaaaataataagttcaaattttgatatttatttaaatggcAAGAATTTAATTGTGTAAATCTTATAGATAAAAGGTTATTATCtcattatataaagtttgatgtcaaaattactcattaacaagatcgtgacatgtgtcaattgtatcattcagatgttgacacatgtcaattttaaatttattaaaactataaaaaatagaaatgtaaaaattcaaaacctaccataaaaatgtgttatataaaagtaaaatagagaaaagaaaacctaattttatttaaaatattgaaatagttttaaaatttagaaaaaatcattataaggaaattatatatatatatatatatcataaaattcaaaattataatattgtttacttattttaattttaagttgctatttttacaagaaaaaatataacttttatataagaaaaatggttgtgaaaattatacaattaattactgtttctaaaaaatgtaaatacccacatttacacaaagaaaaatattgttgaaaaaagcataaaaaaatagattgtctcatatttttttcaccaatcaaataatttattcaaaaatactgcTAGTGTAGTATATAAGATAGAAGTATTAACATATGCGTTTTGTAACTACACAAATgttaaagtaaagagacataaaatatattctttaatgtgttcataaagacaatttgttggtagtagtaaagactaaagaatatattttaacagtaaaatatatttgtgtgtacaaatacacttttagtggtgatgtagatagtagatttgtaaatggatatacattagtgtattatagcaaaaaaaacaactattttctataattaaaagtttatctctttacttttatatattgtttttacttacaaaaagaactaaatatatattctttgttaaatttaattttattttaataactttgaactcatctacatctattttctttaactaaaagtgtatctatttactgttttttttttcaatcaaacaattaaaaggaaatttctcGGTTAgctgcccaaaccggagggaaaggatttacaaaagaaacttcagagataagagaacacgaAGCACGAGCAAGAAAATCCGCCTTCGTATTTGATGCACgagggatccaagagatggagaatagtggaaaagactccagcgagttaaactcatcgagcaagttGTAGAAGGACGGCCAATATTCAGAAGACTGCACTATAGTGAGTAACTCaacacaatcagtctcaaaacgTTGACAAGTGATCCTTTCAGCACGTATCCGCTcaatggcccacaacaacgtTTTTAACTCCGAATGCAGCGGGAGGGGCTCTGTTTTAGACATTTGgaccccaacaacaaggttcgctcctcaccaacgcaacatcaccagcccaatcatgaatgcacattggttgcttcccaagaaccatcaatctgacaccgaggtgaagaaacctggacatctgAATAtgaagatggagctgacatgactaccgtaaaagagagcgcctatTCCCAGGCTAAATTATCGCCCAAAGTCTGAGTCATTATATCATTCGCCTCTATCTCTTAACCTTGATTTTtttatggccttccagattgcccataaaattcatggtaattgaagaagttgatcaggatcaccatGTTGAGAGACATCCctccagaaaataaaatccaaattcgagtacaccgactcatatggtaAACCCTCTGATAAGACCGGAGtcagagataaatcccaaacttcacacgaacgaggacattcaaaataaataCGTGATTAATAATTTCAACCGTATAGTCACATCTTTTacatcaaatatcacattggacacctcGGTGTTTctatttacttactaaaaatatttactttatattctttgataaatttaattttattttaaaaattataaacccgcacatcgggcgggtcctaatctagtatatatatatttatatataaatagtgaaatcatggttaagtattttctttcaacaaaaagaaaaaaaaaacagtgagaTAATGGAATAGAGAAAAACATCCCTCATATCTAAAATATTGGTTGTATATAGTATCGTGTTTTTatgttatctatatatatatatatatatattccaagtatatttaggaaaaaaacattggagttttaaactatatatacaagGAATGCCTttagcatttaatattttttttaaaaaaaaacctaaatacTTTAATCAGACAATGACTGATTGCTGAGACAATGTTTGGTGGTCCAGTGATGCACTCCAGAAATCTGAACACAGCCTTAGTAACTTACTTCagaagaaatctttttttttttttgagattagaGAACACAAGTGTAGAAACCTGCCTCAGCTTATCAATACCTTCATAAGTTTACCGCTGACATTACTGAGTTCATATCCACGGCAAATCTCTAGGCTCCGCAACAAGATAAACATAAGTATCAGATGAAGCTTCTGAATCAGTCTTGTCTGATACGCCCCTTGGTCCTAGTTTGGCTGTTGCTGCAATAAAATCCTTCCACATCAGTCTTGTCTCAGCCACTCAACCTCTACCTTTTTCAATTGTATCAGTCCTTTACTTTCTGCTTTTAAGCTCTTAATGTCTTTTATACTACCAACCTGCAACGAACACATTTTAACTTCCCAATTTAAGAGCATCAGCTCCATTTTAAGGGTGGACAAGCTTGCACGGTaaaggttatttttttttttcgtaaccACTAACCACACAACACTTTCATATTATACCACTTTTCCTGTGATCAAATGGTAAACCATTGATTGGAACCGACTTGTAACCAATGGCCTCCATCACCATAATGCATAATTGAACATGCTTttcatttgatttgttatagttCTTCATATAACAATTACAACAGAAGTGCACTAAAGACCTCTCATTAGAAAGCACATTACCTGCAGTTAGGATCCTCGTACTATCATGCCCCAACTGCAAATTGCTCTTCCGCTTCCAACACCTACAAGTTACAAAAGATATGGATGAAATGATAGCAAAATATACTATTGTATCCTAGgaaattacctttttttttttttgttaacgaaATTATTGTCTTACAAGCAGCTCATATCATGACAACAACATATGCATGACTTAGCTAGACGGTTAAAGATTAACAAATCTCAAATTCTGAATAAGAAaagcatataattttttcatacaccaaaattaaaagtataagaGATACAAGAGTTTTTGAGAGTATAAGAGAGtataagagagaaaaatacaaacacaaactgaaaaagtttgatttttaagGTCATTGATTATGgagtaaaaattaaatacttgACCCATTTATAATTCTCAAATTCccaaaaagaaggagaaaaaaaaaattataaaaatcgaACAGAAAATATCggcaacaacaagaagaacaaaaagctcttctatttctttgtttcaaactcttattattattctgtTAGCTTGGATTTATCCTCGTCAACACAAAGAACCCAAAGACTCCTCAAACCTTCGGAAAAGGCTCAACAAGAGATGGAATTGACCATCCTTGTCCAAGGAGGCCAAGGGAAGATGGGTCGTGGTGGTCGAGAAGGATGTTGATTTCCTCCACCGATCATTAGGGTTGATCAAATCTAATTGTAAATCCTTGGCCTCCTCTATAGCCTTGTTTTTTCTAAGAGTATGTTTTGACAGATGGTAATTTTCGTATTATGCACAAACAAATATCCAATCCATATGAATTTTTAACACGTAATGAACATAATTCTTACTAGAGAAGATAACGTTCATTTTGGTCccaacaaaatattcaaattgaaACTCACAACCTCCACAGCCACAAGAGAGTTGGTTAAAACGAAGAAACTTATAACATGTTTGCACCAAAAGTAACTAATTGGATATCTATCTAACCTTTCGTCTTCTCCCTCTTCAATCAACAAAATATCATGTGGTTACGTGGTCAATCCAGTCCTCTTCTCAAACGAAGTTTGTGGTGGCAAATTGTAGAAGAGCTAGTATTTAAGCAAGTCTggtttcatcatcatatcatctcATCAATAcaagcttaattataaaattgttaGTGTTTTTCTCTACTTacatttttgtaaccaaacaagtcaTCAAGTGTAAGATGGAAGGCAAATTTGTAGTTTTAAGTGTGCTCATGATGAGTCTGTTCATGGTGCAAATTCAAGTTGAAGCAAAGATCTGCTGCCCATCCCAGAAAACTAGAACTGCCTACACTATCTGCGACTGGACGCCGAAAATCTCCCATAGCTTTTGTTTATATACCACTGGATGCCTAGAAATGGGTAGCTATAATTTATGCCCGAAGGGCTTTATTTACCACAGTCTCGAAAACTCAggtaaaatcaattttttttctcctagtgtttgtttatgttattcGTTACAAAGATAGATTCCAATTTTGATGCAAGTTGTATGGATTTGGATTTCTGACCCAAGGTGATAACATCAATGAATACTGCAAGCTGGGGTGTGCTAACTCTGTGTGCACTGCCTTGACTACTCTCAAGAACTCAGGTAAATAGTTTATCCAAGATTTTTATTGCTATTGTTGTTGAAAAAGTGATGAATTAATAATTCATTGTAATCTTGTTTTGGTGACTAGATGCTAGTGAAATTGTGAATGGAGCAGTTGAAAAATGTACCAAGGCATGTTCTATTCTCTGCTCCTAGGGCTCTGTGAAGCCTGCACTTGAAAGTGCCTAAACGATCGAGTATATATATCCATGAAGCTAAGATACACACATCCATGTGTTCAAAGCGTTGTTTTCCctgttttcaataattgtcAGTCTTTATGACAAAAAAATCTAGTCTCTTGTGTTAGCTCCCCTACTATTTCTGGTTTTGTTTATGTCTACAATTTTCAGTTTGTATATGTGTTTTTGGTTGTCGTAGAAGGCTGTGTATCCTTTCTGCTTGTTCTTGCAATCAGAAAAAAACTATTGTGTCCTTCTTCCTCTTACAATCAGCTCATATCATGACGAACAACAGCATATGCAATATGCATGACCTATAGCTACACTGTTGAAGATAACAATTCTCAAATTCTGAATGAGAAaagcatataattttttttttttttttgttaaagggtattcaattttataaataaatgccCAATGGGCTATTTCCGGGTTTAAAACACGAACCGCTtacatcaaaccaaataaaaaaccgtGAATCAAAATTGACCCGGGTTTAAAACACGAACCGGAATCAAACCGGATTTTGTTTACCCTAATTCTGCAACTGAAGAACACAGTTGCAGCCGCCGCCCAAAATTTTGCGGATGCTCGTCGAAACAGGTCCTCCGACGAGCCTGGACGACGCGAGtcaaacggagatggtgatccaagatccgttgccatcccgccaccgtagagcaGCTTCGAGGAGGAAGAAAAGAGCCGAGCTTTCATTGTCGAAGAGAAACAGGCTCACATGTGAGAAGAGATAGGCGGTAGGGAGTAGATCTGAACccttcgacggtggcttagctccTCCTTGCCGTAGACGACCTCCCCCATCGAACAACAACCCTGAGAAACCTCCAGAATCTCCGAGTTTCAGATCTAACCACCTTCTCTCTCGATCCTTGCCGTGAATCTCCCTTTTCTACTCCTCGTCGCACCACCGCCGATAGAGCTCTTACCGTTGGTGTGTCGAGGAAGCTTCTCCCTTCCACTGCTCCCTTGATTTTGACCACGAATCTTTCACCGGATTGATGCAGCGGTTAATCGATGAAGCGCCATAAGCCTTGGGCTCTCGTCGTCGCCGGAATCGACGGAGAACCCCCAGCGACGGAGCAAGAGGttgtgatcagaagaagaagaatctgggAGAGAAAAAATCGCCGCGCGTGGAAACCACTCGCCCGATTTTCTTTCTCAATAGGTTTTTTAaagcatataattttttacacaccaaattaaacataaaaaaaaaaagatttcagtTCTAGTAtgtataacaatatatacttTATGTTTAAACTCCaatcctttatttttgtttgtttaaattgaTATACGTCAACTAAAGTTTTATTTGAATCcatccaaaaattatttaaagaatTTTGTTGCTTTACCATAAAGTCACAAATacaacctgttttttttttttttttaaaaaaattgaaagaaaaaacactcaaatgagagattaaaaattacaaaatcaaggATACATATAAAGGCTAGTAGAAAAGTTTGTTGCTATAATAGAGGACAGATAAGTAAACAACATTATCCTTAAGTcgtgcatcatcatcatcatcatcaccaaataaaatactacttagaagaagaagaaggggtcTTCTTCCAAATTCTCTCATGCTAAAATGTTTGTAATCTTctgaccaaataaaaaaaaaaaaaaagattttggttaCAATAATAACTTTTGTTTACCAACTTATTATTTAGTTCTCTACCACCACTACCAGTCTACCACTAATCAACCTAGAGACGTCGCAATCTTTACCAACCGTCAGATATTCCGACCCCATTATAGACGGCGAGGATCTCTCCGTGTCTTCATCAACTCAGAttcttttcgtttctttttgatatttttatttaaatggaaaaaagaaaTCGATTTTTAAGGTCATTatggaataaaaaaataaaaatactactttGATTTATAATTCTCAAATtccccaaaaagaagaaaacaacttAAAAACCGAAGAGAAAATATCggcaacaacaagaagaacagaacaaaacgctcttctatttttttcatttgtatcAAATTGCAGGAAGAAATCGAAAAGGTAATCATCGTACAAGATAAAAGAGTTTAGCTTTCCTTTTCCTTGGTAATGATCATGCTTTGTTTCTCTCTGAATAAATCTTTAGGGAGGTGTGGTAATATATACATGTcaaattgacttttttttttttttttttttttttgtgtttttatgatgTTTGGAAATTAATGATGTATCTGTTCTTGATTCTGAATTAAGACcaggttaaaaaataatacattttctgtattttgtttttctttcgaattatttttatgaaaagacaaaaaacatGGAAGATGTTAGTTCAGAATTGTTTCTCTTCAtgtttaaaacttttgattgttttaaatcAGTTCATGTTCATTTTCGAGATGATTCTACATTGACCACTGAAAAGCTTCATCCTTTGAATCATCTtatcaaaaagttttaatttttatgcttttgtttCCATAGGATCTTGGACTTACTTCTGTGATTGAAGCTCTTCTTAAGTTTGGCTATTTATTGTTCAGGTCCTCATTACAAGAATCttatgtagaattttttttttttgaagatcaTGTTGTGATCTTTTGCTCGTTATTTGTGTTACAGGTAATTGCATCTTTGGAAAAGTTCATGGATAGGTGGTCGGGTAAAAGAGCCATTGAGGTGCGACCTGACTCTAAGAAGGGTGGTGGTGTTGGTTTCAGAGAGAGACTTATCAGCAATAGTTGCAAGGTTCCTTTTTCTAGCGATGAGAAAAAATCTATGAACTTTACTCGGTTTGTTGGCTGCTCAGATAAGAAACAGAAATCTATTTTGTCTACATACCGCTCTTCGCCTAACGGGAAAGAAGTAACTGGAACTTCCTCTAAGGTTTGTGGCTCTAGCTCCTCTTCTTTGAAAACTGAGAAGCAACCGTTGTCTCAGGCGTCCATGGATTCATCAGAGAGCAGCAGAGGTAGCGAAAACGAGGTAGAGACAGAAGTCTTGGATGTTGCTCTTGGAAGAGATAAAAGGAGAGTTAACAATAAACTTGTTTATGGAAAAGTTAAAACACCTGAAGGGGAATGCTCAAACTTGCCATCAAGCTCAAGAATCAAGAGAGGTTTTAGGCAgagatttgggttgagcaagcATGAGTCTCATCCTGGTTCCTCTGACCAGTCAACATCTGCAAACCGAGGCTGCAGCCCGTTGTTATCTGGTGTCATTCCAAGTGGTTTTGGATTGGACAAAAGATTCAGTCGGAAGGTAGATACGATCAATAAGAGAAAAGTTTATGGAGAAAGCAGTTCTAGCTCCTCCGCAGCTAAGGGGAAGGATGTAACAGAACCACCAGCTGAAATGAGACGTCTTCCTAGAGGTTCTGTTTCCGGTAGTAGACGGGATAGACACCGCAGTTTGAATGATGACAACGATGTTGCTCTAGTTGGGAGTCAGAGAAATAGAAGTAATAGTCACATTAGATTCTCAAACAGAGGGAATGGTAGAGATGGTTTATCCTCTATCAGGGCAACACAGATGTCTCAGACTGAAACATCAAACAATCTCAATTCTCCTGTCTCTTTGGATCTGTTCTCTGGTTTTCAAGACAGTTTTCGCAGCTACAATTTAGATGGGATCTCCGAGGTAATCATTGCCTGTTACTCTACAACTTGACATCTTGTCTGAGAATCATCAAATAGTGCTTAAGACAATGCCTTTAACACCGGTGTTTGCTATTGCTCGGATGCTTTTGCAGATTTTGCCAGAACTTGATAGGATCGAACAAGATATTGAGCTTAATTATGAGGTTCAAATTTAAACAAATGTTTTGAGTTTCAGATATTCTGGTACGTGTTGTTGTTACTCATGTCTTCCTCTCCTTTAGCAGGATCTGCTTATCATGGAGACAGGTTTACTTCTTGGTGGACTGAGCTTCCATGACCAACACCGAGACATGAGGCTTGACATCGATAACATGTCATATGAGGTTCATCTTTACATCTTTTAAACCGGCGTCTCGTTATGGGATATAGTATTTTTACcgttttgtcttttcttttgaataaatACAGGAACTGTTAGCTCTAGAAGATAGGATTGGTACAGTAAGCACTGCTCTCACAGAGGAAGCAATATCAAAGTGCTTGAAAACAAGCATCTATCAGATGAAAACTTCAAGTTATGCGTCTATCACCAAAAGTTCTAGTGATCATAAGGAAGATGCCAAATGTAGCATCTGCCAGGTCTGTCTCTTATATCATGTTTTGTTAGCCATAATTAAGTCTATAGATTTTGATGAAATCTTCAGTAAGATCTGCATGAGTTTCTGTAACTAAGGGAACAACACCAaactttctatattattatgGGTTTCGTCACATAGTGAAATGGAAATCTTTGATGACTACAGGCGTTTCACTGATGACATGATAGTGGATATAGAACTGATATGTATATGTGAAATcagatattttctctcttttccctACATTTTTTCATACTCTGATCTTTGTGGTTCTCAGGAAGAGTATACAATAGGAGATGAAGTTGGGAGGCTACACTGTGAGCATACATACCATGTGAAGTGTGTGCAGGAGTGGTTGCGGATGAAGAGTTGGTGCCCAATCTGCAAAGCTACTGCCGAAACCTCCTCTAAATAaccatattttcttcttcttcttcttcctcgttcGTTTTAGTATTCTTTCATCTAAAGCCTGTGAACAACAATGGAACCCGCCTAAAAAGGGCCTCACCATTTCCTTTGTGTACATACCAATTTACACTGGCTTTGTCTTTCTCTATCACTTTTGTCTGATGACACAAAAGTAGAAAACTGTCCTGTGTCTCTTCTTTTCGCCTATTTTCTGTTTATTTCTGTTATGTAAGTTGTTGAGTTGGAAAATATGtcatttaaagaagaaagatatcaTCTTAAATTCATAATCTCCAACAATTTGTTGAAAAGCAACAAAAAGTTTGGCTCTTTGGGTCTCTGGTTGCAATAAGTTTTGTGCAGGGAGGAAAACATAAAGAGGACTTCAGAGAAGACAATAGAGAGTTAACATCTACGCATTTTTAAGACGtaccttctcttcttctgaa from the Camelina sativa cultivar DH55 chromosome 12, Cs, whole genome shotgun sequence genome contains:
- the LOC104730144 gene encoding probable thionin-2.4, whose translation is MEGKFVVLSVLMMSLFMVQIQVEAKICCPSQKTRTAYTICDWTPKISHSFCLYTTGCLEMGSYNLCPKGFIYHSLENSGDNINEYCKLGCANSVCTALTTLKNSDASEIVNGAVEKCTKACSILCS
- the LOC104730145 gene encoding E3 ubiquitin-protein ligase MBR2-like isoform X1, whose protein sequence is MDRWSGKRAIEVRPDSKKGGGVGFRERLISNSCKVPFSSDEKKSMNFTRFVGCSDKKQKSILSTYRSSPNGKEVTGTSSKVCGSSSSSLKTEKQPLSQASMDSSESSRGSENEVETEVLDVALGRDKRRVNNKLVYGKVKTPEGECSNLPSSSRIKRGFRQRFGLSKHESHPGSSDQSTSANRGCSPLLSGVIPSGFGLDKRFSRKVDTINKRKVYGESSSSSSAAKGKDVTEPPAEMRRLPRGSVSGSRRDRHRSLNDDNDVALVGSQRNRSNSHIRFSNRGNGRDGLSSIRATQMSQTETSNNLNSPVSLDLFSGFQDSFRSYNLDGISEILPELDRIEQDIELNYEQDLLIMETGLLLGGLSFHDQHRDMRLDIDNMSYEELLALEDRIGTVSTALTEEAISKCLKTSIYQMKTSSYASITKSSSDHKEDAKCSICQEEYTIGDEVGRLHCEHTYHVKCVQEWLRMKSWCPICKATAETSSK
- the LOC104730142 gene encoding protein RESTRICTED TEV MOVEMENT 3-like; the protein is MGEQVDKKFTWVIKNVYSLQSENIYSDIFVIGGCRWRLVAAYSKGIIFNDALSLYLTVADVESLPSGWSRHAEFSFTVVNQSSEEHSQLQDVFRDFTETEGWFDDKTPVCGFASSFPLGKLDAKYGGFILNYQVKVVAEVKVLEAIGKSIEDTTTTTTPPPVEEEAFTSVYGFPVTPSEVELVTRMFENHPDVASKWRLEYIPNTKRGHMYSIIDLIETLEKPLQDISMSYLATARYSMVFHKSAGLQLDWVEKKLNEVIEKKKEKEGLGQVDTTTVFLKYARPPLDWVEKKLNEFNAEKKMEKEELGQVDI
- the LOC104730145 gene encoding E3 ubiquitin-protein ligase MBR2-like isoform X2 produces the protein MDRWSGKRAIEVRPDSKKGGGVGFRERLISNSCKVPFSSDEKKSMNFTRFVGCSDKKQKSILSTYRSSPNGKEVTGTSSKVCGSSSSSLKTEKQPLSQASMDSSESSRGSENEVETEVLDVALGRDKRRVNNKLVYGKVKTPEGECSNLPSSSRIKRGFRQRFGLSKHESHPGSSDQSTSANRGCSPLLSGVIPSGFGLDKRFSRKVDTINKRKVYGESSSSSSAAKGKDVTEPPAEMRRLPRGSVSGSRRDRHRSLNDDNDVALVGSQRNRSNSHIRFSNRGNGRDGLSSIRATQMSQTETSNNLNSPVSLDLFSGFQDSFRSYNLDGISEILPELDRIEQDIELNYEDLLIMETGLLLGGLSFHDQHRDMRLDIDNMSYEELLALEDRIGTVSTALTEEAISKCLKTSIYQMKTSSYASITKSSSDHKEDAKCSICQEEYTIGDEVGRLHCEHTYHVKCVQEWLRMKSWCPICKATAETSSK